GATCTACATAGAGTTGACCAATGGGATCAAGGCTGACAATCAGCATTTCGCGCATTTGACTGGTGCCCGAGCTGGCCCGAGGCAGGTCTACGTTGATGCCAGCTTGGCGGGTCAGCCCCATGGCTGCCAAGATGAAGAAGGTCAAGATGCAGAAGATCACGTCGATCATCGGTAGAATCTCGATGCGTGTTTCTTCGTCGGGAGAACCCATGTTGATTTTCATACGCCGTGCCCCTTCTCGGTCAATGTAGTTCAGTAGGTTGAGGATTCTTCGCTAGCCGGTTCGTCTGACGATGGGTCAGAGGAAGAGGGGTCTGTAGCTGGATCTGTGGCTAGATCTTTAGCGGGATCTGTGACGGGATCTTTAGCTAGACCGTCACCATTAGCTGGCTGGGCTTCTTGGACGTTGGCTACAGCAGCAGCGGCTAGATGGGATGGATGGGCTGATGGGTGGGCTGGAGATGTGATGAACCGATGTTCTGACCAATCTTTGCGGTAGAGCAGTTCTAGCTCATTGCCAGCCTTGCGAAAAATCTTGGATTGCCCAAAGACAAAGCCTTGAAACAAGCGGTAAAAGGCCAAGCTAGCGATCGCAATGATTAAACCCGTCGCGGTGGTAATCAACGCCCTTGAAATCCCGA
The sequence above is a segment of the Candidatus Obscuribacterales bacterium genome. Coding sequences within it:
- a CDS encoding MotA/TolQ/ExbB proton channel family protein, with translation EAARRDWQAAADIARRANDQPIGRFLYNALHLYQPVPEVFQLALETAADEELTAMRRGDKILEVVIALSPLLGLLGTVLGLMESLGSISLGDIGTTSTAGVTFGISRALITTATGLIIAIASLAFYRLFQGFVFGQSKIFRKAGNELELLYRKDWSEHRFITSPAHPSAHPSHLAAAAVANVQEAQPANGDGLAKDPVTDPAKDLATDPATDPSSSDPSSDEPASEESSTY